The proteins below are encoded in one region of Lactuca sativa cultivar Salinas chromosome 3, Lsat_Salinas_v11, whole genome shotgun sequence:
- the LOC111915443 gene encoding kinesin-like protein KIN-7A, with protein sequence MAPYNQQSEGDKNISTTTPPVVAAQSKPNLKKIQMMSKTTGEDNIQSIKTYVTELKEHVSKLQYQKQLLVCQAFEVEEANDGGGGGASDETDFVEEMEYPIMPRHLVLCQVPMEQACTPRIIVLQSLILP encoded by the exons ATGGCTCCATATAATCAACAGAGTGAAGGGGACAAAAATATTAGTACTACTACTCCTCCTGTTGTTGCTGCACAAAGCAAACCAAATCTGAAAAAGATTCAAATGATGTCTAAAACAACAGGTGAAGATAATATTCAAAGCATAAAAACTTATGTTACTGAATTAAAAGAACATGTGTCAAAGTTACAATACCAAAAACAGCTACTTGTCTGCCAG GCATTCGAGGTAGAGGAAGCaaacgatggtggtggtggtggggccTCTGATGAGACGGATTTTGTGGAGGAAATGGAATATCCTATCATGCCACGTCACCTTGTGTTATGTCAGGTACCTATGGAACAAGCTTGTACTCCTCGAATAATAGTATTGCAATCACTCATATTACCATAA